The DNA region TCCAATGACGACAAAGGCCATCGCAAAAATTAAGTAAATTTCGTTATTTTTTTTATCTTTAAAAAAAAGATCAATTTTATCTAAAAGTGAATCAATACTATTCATTGCTCAATCCTATAGAGATTTTACTGGTATAGAGTTTAATCTTGTCATCCTGTATAATCTTTTCCGTATTGACTTTATATTTTTTTAGAGCTGTTAAATCTTTAATAAATTCTGTAATCTTTTTTTCATTTTTATTTCGAACAAAAAAATCAAGTTGCTGGTTTTTGAACTCAATTGCCTCGACTTTACAACCATTTTGATTTGAAAGCTGAAATATTTCTAGTAGCATTAGTGCTTTCATAGGATATGATATTTTTTTATTATAAATTTCACTTAAAAGCTTTTTTCTAAATTCAAACTTCGTTGTTTCATTCTTAACCAAACCATCAACTTTTTCTTTCTCAGTTTTTAAAAGAGATAGTTGTTGCCTGATATCAGATGTCTGTTTGTATAACTCATTATACTCACTTGTCTGTTTTACAATTATCAAACTTAAAAAAGTATGGTATGCAAATTGATAAGCAGGATATGCGAGACTAATAATAACACTTGCTGCCATAATGCCAAGAAATTTTCCTGAAGCTCTGTATTTAAGAGGAGGGGGTCTTTTATAAATGGAAAAATTAAGATTATCATCTGGATTTTCAATATAAAGTTGTGCACTAAGCATCATCAAAATATGAATTTGATCAATATACCACTCTTTGGAATTAATCGCTATACTAAAATTAAATTCATATGACTCTAATCCGAGATAGCTTTTCCCATATTCTTCAATACCCGAAAAAGTACCAATCTCTGATCCTAAATAGATTTTATCAATAAAATCTATATTGTAAGAACGTTTTGTAAAAACTAATACATCATTAATATAAAGGAATATCTCACCAAAAAGCTGCATTAAGCTTTGTTGATATTGGCTATTGGTAGCTCTTAATCCCTCGTTAGTAAGAAGTTTATAGAAATCTTCTTCATCAACACGCTCGCCGATCAGTTCACAAAATTTTTCATTAATCTCTTTTAATGAATAATGAAGTGATTTAGAATAAACATATTCACCATTTTTGTAAATTGCTAAAAAAGCATCTGTCTTTTGGAAATAAACAAAACAGTGTGTTCCATCTGCTTCAATAAAATTTTTGCGATATAAAGCTTTAATAAGAAAAGGTGCAGAGGTTACATAATCAATATAACGTGTTTTTTCTTTAATGGGTGTCAATTTTGTATAAATAAGTGCTGCATCAATAATAAAAACATTAAAAGAGCGATTTTTAGAATCTTTTGATTCTGTTTCAATATAACTTATAGAGTATTCGATAGCAGAATCAAGGGCTAATTCATCATATACTTTTATTTCAATAGCATCTTTAAGATCGCTATCAGGAATATTCCGACTTACATCAATAGTAGCACTAATAACATCACGCGTTTGAAGATATGAGGTATAAAACGCATTCTTATCACTTTTTTCTAGTTTGTTAAGTTTGATTTCATTTTTTGAATAGGTATAAGAGACAAGTGATAAAGGGTCTATTGATACAATTTCTGAGCTAAAACGTCTATCCTCAGTTACGGCCATTTTAAAAACCCCTTTTTAAATAATTATATCTCTAGATAACGATGATATTACAGTAACTTTATTCTACTATATAACCAATTTTCTTCAACATTTCTTTATCTTGACTCCAACCCTGCTTCACGACAACAACAAGTTTCAGAAAGACACGTTTTTGTGACAAGGATTCAATGAGCAAACGAGCGCTAGAACCGATTCTTTTGATCGTTTGACCTTCTTTACCAATCACAATACCTTTTTGACTTTTTTTATCAACAATAATAGTAGCATAAATATTATCGATTGTCTCTTTTTCGTCTACCTTATCAATGATTACATCCGCAAAATAGGGGATTTCATCACTCGTATTTTCAAAAATAGCCTCTCGAATCAACTCTTTATAAATATCACGTGAACGCTCTGTTGTAAGAATTTCAGGGTCATAAAGATAAGGATGTTCTGGCATGTATTTAGAGATTGCTTCTAAAAGATAGGATTGTGAGATTCCTTTTTTAACTGAAACAGGAATGAGTGCTACAAATTTATCTTGATAGGCTTGATATTCTGTAATCTTATCAAAAAGTGCTGTTTGAGAAACACTGTCTGTTTTTGTAAGGAGAACCATGTGTGGAATATTGTTTTTATTGAGGGATAAAAAATCTACATAGTGCTGAAGCGCATCGCTTGCTGGAGCTAAAAAGAGAATAAGATCACAATCACCCATCGCTTTCATTGCTTCTTCAAGCATAAATTGGTTTAACAAACGTTCTTGTTCATGAATACCTGGCGTGTCAATAAAAATAATTTGTGTATTTTCGTGCATTGCAATGATGTTTAAACGTTTTCGTGTTGCATTGGCTTTGTGTGAAACCATCGCCAGTTTTTCACCTACAAGCCAGTTTAATAGGGAACTTTTCCCCGCATTAGGTCTGCCAATAACGGCAACATACCCTGTTTTTGTTTTTTCGCTCATTTCTCTTCTTTGGTTATAAAATATAGCGACTACTATCTTCGCTTTCTACGATGGCATCAAGTTTTGCATGGACGAGTTCTTTGGTTACATGTAATGTCTCACCTTCGTGCTCATCGGCTGTATAACTGATATCTTCTAATACTTTTTCTATAATGGTATGCAATCTTCTTGCTCCAATATCTTCTGTTTTTTCATTGGTAATTTGTGCAATTTTTGCAATGGAAGCAATAGCATCATCATCAAAAACAAGTTCAACACCTTCAGTTTTTAAAAGGGCTTGGTATTGGCGCAAAAGCGAGTTTTTGGGTTGTGTTAAAATTTGGTAGAGAACTTCTTCTGTCAATGAACTGAGCTCAACGCGCAGTGGAAAACGTCCTTGAAGCTCAGGAATAAGATCACTGGGTTTACTCAAATGAAAAGCACCTGCTGAAATAAAGAGAATATGGTCGGTTTTAATGCTACCGTATTTGGTATTGACATCACTGCCTTCAACAATAGGCAAAAGATCGCGTTGAACACCCTCTTTGCTTGGATCGCTTCGGTGAGATTGTGAAGAGCTTACCGCGATTTTATCAATCTCATCAATAAAAATAATACCACCATTTTGAGCACGCTCTCTGGCTTCACTTTTGACAGCTTCCATGTCCAGAAGTTTTTCGCTTGCTTCAATTTTAAGTGCCTCTTTGGCATCTTTGACTTTCATCTCTTTTTTAATATTACCCTGACCCGCACCCAAGATTTTAATAAAAGACTCTTGCACTTTAATCATTTCAGGTGGTAAGGATGAATCCCCTAAATCATTATTGTTTTGAGAAATCTCCACTTCAATTTTCAGATCATCGAGTTCGCCATCACGAAGTCTTTGTCGCATCTTTTCATAACTTTTTTCATAGTCAGCTTTTTTCTCTTCACTTACGCCTTTTGGAAGTGGTGGAAGCAGTTTTTCAATGATAGCTTTTTCTACATGTAAAGCAATATCATCTTGATTTTTCTCTTTGTGCTCTGCTTTGACAAGGTTAATGGACGCCATCATAAGATCACGTACCATTGACTCAACATCACGTCCCACAAAACCTACTTCGGTGTATTTGCTGGCTTCTACTTTGACAAAAGGAAGCGAGAGCATTTTTGCCATACGACGTGCTATTTCTGTTTTTCCTACACCTGTTGAGCCAATCATTAAAATATTTTTTGGCATCACTTCTTCTGCCATTTCACCTTCAAGCTTCAATCTCCGATATCGATTTCGAAGGGCAATAGCAATAGATTTTTTTGCATTAAATTGTCCGATGATATACTCATCTAAGTAAGCAACGGTTTGTTTGGGTGTTAAATTCATGCTTCTTTACTCTCTAAAACATATGTTTTGATGTTGTCGTTAGTATAAATACAAAGCTCACTGGCAATTTTCAAACTTTCTTTTACGATTGTTTCTTCATCAAGATTGGTATGGCGATCCAATGCACGTGCAGCTGATATGGCGTAGTTTCCACCACTGCCAATCGCTGCAATTTTGCCATCTTCTGGTTCAACCACATCTCCATTACCACTTAAAATAAAAATATGCTCACAATCTAAAACAATCATCATCGCTTCTAAACGACGCAACATTTTATCTTTACGCCACTCTTTTGAAAACTCAATCACTGATTTGTACAAATCACCTTTTTTTTGTTCCAAAATACCTTCGAACATATCAAAAAGGTTAAACGCATCCGCTGTGCTTCCTGCAAATCCTGCTAGGATTTTGCCACTAAAGAGTTTACGAATTTTTGTGGCATTGTTTTTAAGCACGGTATTGCCAAAAGTGACCTGCCCATCACCGCCAATAACTGCTTTCTTATCACCGCGACACGCAAGGATAGTAGTTGCTTCAAACATAGAATTTATTCTCCAAGAATAATAAGTGTTAAGGTAGCGTGAATACCGTGCCCTAACTTAATACTCACACTAAAATTGCCCGTTGTTTTGATCGCTTGCTCAAGTTCAACAGTTTTTTTATCAATTTCAATTTTATACTGCTCTTTAAGTTCGTGTGCAATTTCATCTTTGGTAACGGCGCCAAAAAGACTTCCGTTTGCACCCAATTTACGTTTAACCGTAAGTTTAAGTTCACCAAGTTTTTTTTCAATGGATTTAAGATTTGCAATTTCTTCAGCTTCTGCTGCTGCTTTTTTACGTTGATCTGATTCATATTTTCGCATGACTTCGTTGGTCGCTAAAAGCGCAAACCCTTTACCAATGAGGAAGTTTTGACCATAACCGTCTTTTACCTCTTTGATTTCGCCTTTTTTACCTAAATCTTTGACATCTTTAATCAATAATACTTTCATTTTTTTCCTTTTATCATGATCGAATATTTTTGGGAAATGGGGCATTTTTCAGTTTTTCACCGTGAAAGGCATCAATGCCGCCACTGAGATGGGCAATATTTGAAAAGCCCATTCTTCGTAAAATAAATATCATTTGTGCTGTGCGCCCACCGGTATGGCAGTAAAAAATCAAAAGCTTACTCGCAAGTTTTTTAAGTTCATCCATGTGTTGATGAATGGTTGAAGTCGGTAATAGCATGTCTGTACCTTTGATACAAGACAGTGAGAACTCATACATCTCTCGAATATCGACCAGCACAAAATCAAGTTTTTTTTGTGCTCTTAAATTCAGCATTACATGTAACTCTTCACCACTGACTTCACAGCTTCTCGTTACTGTTTTAACTAAATTCATCATGGCTTCTTCACTCCATTCATCATTGTTTGGCTTATCCACTTTGGTTTAAGCTTTGCCTTGATTTCTTCTGTTTTTACCACTAATGATAAAGCGTAGCGCGTTCAGCTTAATAAAGCCTGCAGCGTCTTTTTGGTTATACACTTCATCCTCTTCAAAGGTGCAGAATGCTTCGCTGAAGAGATTATTGGTTTTAGAATCTCTACCGATGACTGAAACATTCCCTTTGTAGAGTTTAAGTTTAACCGTGCCATTGACGGTCTCTTGCGATTTATCAATCGCTGCTTGCATCATCTCTCGCTCTGGTGAAAACCAAAATCCGTTGTAAATGGTTTTGGCATACGTTGGCATAATTTCGTCTTTAAAGTGAGCCGCTTCACGATCCAGTGTAATGCTTTCAATGGCACGGTGTGCACGAAGCATAATTGTACCACCCGGTGTTTCGTAACACCCTCTACTTTTCATACCGACAAAACGGTTTTCAACGATGTCAATACGACCAATGCCGTGTTTGCAACCCAGTTCATTCAGTTTTGCCAGCATCGTTGCGGGACTGAGTTTAACACCATTGAGTGCGACTGGATCACCTTTTTCATAGGTAATTTCAATGACTTCAGACTGGTCAGGTGCTTTTTCAGGGCTTACTGTCCAGCGCCACATATCTTCTTCTGGCTCTGCCGCTGGATTTTCCAAGACAAGTCCCTCATAAGAAATATGAAGAAGGTTTGCATCCATAGAGTAGGGTGATTTACCTGGTTTTTTCTCAATCACGATACCGTTTTTCTCTGCATAGGCAAGGAGTTTTTCACGAGAGTTCAAATCCCATTCTCTCCACGGTGCAATGATGACAAGGTCTGAATTCATACTCAAATATCCCATCTCAAAACGGACTTGATCATTTCCTTTACCCGTAGCACCATGACTGACACCGTCAGCTCCCACCATCGCAGCAATCTCTGCTTGACGTTTAGCAATTAAAGGTCTAGCAATAGAGGTGCCTAAAAGGTATTCGCCCTCGTAAATGGCATTCGCTCTAAACATAGGGAATACATAATCTTTTACAAACTCTTCTTTTAAATCTTCAATAAAAATATTTTCTGGTTTAATGCCCAAAGAGATAGCTTTCTTACGCGCTGGCTCTAACTCTTCGCCTTGACCGATGTCGGCTGTAAAAGTGACAACTTCACATTTATACTCATCTTGGAGCCATTTTAAAATAATACTGGTATCGAGCCCACCTGAATAGGCTAAAACTACTTTTTTGACACTTTTTTTCATAATACGAATCCTCACAGAATTTATAGAATTGCGTGATGGTAGCGCAACTTTGTAAAAACTTTGCTTATGCTTTAGGGGAGACTTTACATGTAAAGATAAAAAAGCAAGTTTAAATATTCTTTTGATAGAATGGGGATTAAATCCTAAGGATGGGGTATGCGAGTCGATAAATTTTTAAACAGTGTCAATATTACGAAACGTCGCGCAATATCGGAAGATATGTGCAAAAATGGCGTTGTCTGCATCAACAGTGTGGTTGTTAAGCCTGCAAAAGATGTCAAAGTCGGTGATATTATTACGATTAATTATCTTGAAAAAACAGTCAAATACGAGGTTTTGCAAATTCCTGAAGCCAAAACCATTCCAAAAACGAAACAAAACGAATACGTAAGGGAAGTGTGATGAATTACCAAGAGGCCTATCAACAGTTTAATGCGCTTTTTGAAAATGAGCTGAGCCCAGAAGCAGCAGCACAATTTTTAGTTGAGCTTTACGAGCGAGGTGAGAGTTTTGAGGAGATCGCCGCAGCTGCAAATGTTATGCGCGAGCACAGTGTTAAACTGGACATCCCGGAGCATTTGAAAAGAGAACTTATTGATATTGTTGGAACGGGTGGCGATAAAAGTGGCACGTTTAACATCTCCACAACAACGTCCATTGTTTTAGCCACTCTTGGTTGTAAAGTTGCCAAACACGGCAGCGGTTCTGCCACTTCACTCTCTGGCAGTGCCGATGTACTTAAAGCCTTAGGACTCAACCTTAGTTTAACACCCGAAAAACAGATTAAAATGCTCGAAGGATGTGGTTTTGTCTTTATGTTTGCGATGAATCACCATCCATGCATGAAGCATATTATGCCCATTCGTAGAAGTCTCTCACATCGAACCATTTTCAATATGTTAGGACCCCTTGCCAATCCTGCAAGTGCTCAAAAACAGATGGTGGGAGTGTTCCATGTGGATTACATTGATCGTTTTAGTCAAGCATTAAGGGAGCTAGGCACAACAAAGAGCATGGTGGTAAGTTCTCTGGATGGTTTGGATGAAGTGAGTATTACGGCACCAACACGTTACACGATGATTGAAAACAAAATCATTACAGAAGGTGAAATCAATCCAGAAGCGTTTGGTTTTACCTTTGCTCCACTTGAGGCAATTAAAGGTGGTGATAGCATTCAAAATGCTGAAATTACGCGTGCGATTTTACGAGGCGATGAAAAGGGTGCAAAACTCGATGTTGTCCTTTTAAATGGGGCATGCGCTTTAATGATCGATGGAAAAGCAAGAGATATGCAAGAAGGAATTGAGCTCATGCGAGATGCCATTGAAAGCAAAAAAGCATGGGATAAACTGGGCGAAATTATTAAGCTCTCTTATCTTATATGAGTCAATGTTATGAAAAAGTGTGCGATTTAGCGCACTTAACTGCTTTTGCCGACGAGATAAAAAGTAAACTTGGAGATTCAGGCGTACTCTTATTACGAGGGAATCTCGCTAGCGGAAAGACCGCTTTTGTTAAAGCGTTTGCTAAAATATTAGGTATAGAAGAAGCGATCTCATCGCCAACCTTTTCGATTTTACATGAGTATGATGAAAAACTATTTCACTACGATATTTACCAATGCGGAAGCAATGGTTTTTTACAAAGTGGATTGATCGAAAAATTAGATGCTGAAGGTTACCATCTCATTGAATGGGGTGATGCTGAATTTGAAAAATTACTACACCATTTTGGTGTTGACTATAGTACAATAGATATTGAGACAATGGATTTAAAACGCAATTATAAGGTTCACATTAATGCATACGCTTAAAGTTCAAGAATTACAAAAAGTGATTAAAAAAACGGAAATTATTAAAGGAGTTTCCCTTGATGTTCAAAGTGGTGAAGTTGTAGGTCTTTTAGGACCCAATGGTGCAGGTAAAACAACAATGTTTTATATGATTTGTGGTCTTATCCCTCCAAGCTCTGGCGTTGTTTTTTTAGATAATCAAGATGTCACTCAAATACCTTTACATGTAAGAGCAAAACTGGGTATTGGTTACCTTCCTCAAGAATCAAGTATTTTTAAAGATTTGAGTGTGGAAGAGAACATTATGCTTGCTGCTGAAATTGTTTATCCCAATAAAGAAAATGCAATGAAGCGCGTGGAAGAGCTTTTAAATTTGCTCAATATTGAACCGATTCGTAAACGAAATGGCGTCAGTCTGAGCGGTGGTGAAAGACGCCGTTGTGAAATTGCACGTTCCTTGGTCTTAAAACCCAAATTTCTTCTTCTTGATGAACCTTTTGCGGGTGTCGATCCTATCGCTGTATCAGACATTCAAGGTATTGTACAAGAGCTTGCAAAATTGGATATTGGTGTTTTGATTACGGACCATAATGTACGCGAGACCCTCGCCATTTGTGATAGGGCATATGTACTTAAAGATGGAGCTCTTTTGGCGAGCGGTAGCAGTGAAGAAGTTGCTCAAAACAAACTGGTGAAGACCTATTATCTTGGTGAAGATTTCAGGTTTTAACCCACAAGGAGATTGGTTTTGAAACTTAGGGTTTCTAGCACACAAACAACCAAACAAAAGTTCTCCTCAACTCTTAGAGGTTGGCTTCCTATACTTCAAGCCAATTTAGATAGTTTGGTGGAAACACTGGAACCCTTTGTGCAAGAAAATCCTTTCATCAGTGTTAAATCAGGTTCAGAAACACCCGATAAACGTTTTGAAAAGAAAAGCTTTTTCTCCGAAGTTGCAAAAACATCGGTTTCTGATACCATTGAAGCACTGACTTTAGATAAAAAATCGCTCTATCAAGTCCTTAATGAGCAGGTAAATCCACCCCTTTTCCCTACTGAAAAATCACAACGAATTGCGTATGAAATTATTGAAAATATTAATTCAGAAGGATATTTTGAAGCTCAAGCATTGAGTGAGATTGCAAAAAAGTTGGATGTTAAAATCGAAGACGTGGAAAAGATAAGACAACGCTTTGCTTACCTTGAGCCTTTGGGCATTGGGGCACTTGATTTAAAAGAGACCTTTTTATTTCAACTCCAAGACCTTTCTTTAGAGAATGAACTCTATGACATGGTTGAAATGCTGATTATCAACTTTGATACTATCGAATCGTTCGGCAAAGAACCCCTGTTTCATGATGCCCTCGCTATTATTAAGCGGTTTCACAATCCACCCGCAATCGATTTTATGGAAGATGAGAAAGAGGTTATCCCTGATATTTTTATCTATAATCTTGAAGGTGCGATTGAAGTGAGACTCAATGATGCTTATTATCCTGAAGTGATACTTGATACGGAAGGGCTGGATGTTGATCATAGTTTTGTTTCTCAAAAAATTAAAGATGCTAAAGATCTTATTGATGCTCTTGAGATGCGTAAAGCAACGCTTTATAAAATCGGATTGATGATCGTAGAATATCAGTATGATTTTTTCTTTGGCAAAGCGATAAAACCGATGAAACTTAAAGACTTAGCCGATGATCTAGGGCGAAATCCTTCGACTATTTCACGTGCCATTGCGGGAAAATACCTTTCCTGTAGCCGTGGTGTGATTCCTTTAAAACAGTTTTTCGCAACGGCATTGGAAGAAGATATTTCCAATAGCGCTATTAAAGAATATATGATTGAACTTGTTAAAAATGAGAGTAAAATAAAACCTCTGAGTGATATTAAACTTTTAGAACTGATAGAAGGAAAATTTAACATCAAAATGGTGCGAAGAACCATTACCAAATACCGACAACAGTTTAATATCGCAAGCTCATCCGAGCGTAAAAAACTCTACACTCTTCAATTTTAAGCACTTTTTGCATCGGCATGTCTGAAGTGCATTTTAAGCATTTCATAGGCATTTTGAACCTCTTGAAACTTCGCAACATACTTTACATGTAAATCGCCATCGTAAAGCCCACAACTATCCGGATGATATTTTTTAACCAGTGTAAGATAATTGCTACGAATCATATCAAAGGAGTCTTCCATCTTACATCCAAGAACACCAAAATACTCTTCAAGTAAAGAGAAGAGGGCATTATGTCGGCTTCGTTTAGCACGTTTGGATACAAAACTCTTTTTATAGGCTAAAAAATCGTCCATAGAATAAGAAAACTCTACAAAACACCCAAAAAGCTCCTTTTGTGCCAAGAGTTTC from Sulfurospirillum diekertiae includes:
- the era gene encoding GTPase Era, which produces MSEKTKTGYVAVIGRPNAGKSSLLNWLVGEKLAMVSHKANATRKRLNIIAMHENTQIIFIDTPGIHEQERLLNQFMLEEAMKAMGDCDLILFLAPASDALQHYVDFLSLNKNNIPHMVLLTKTDSVSQTALFDKITEYQAYQDKFVALIPVSVKKGISQSYLLEAISKYMPEHPYLYDPEILTTERSRDIYKELIREAIFENTSDEIPYFADVIIDKVDEKETIDNIYATIIVDKKSQKGIVIGKEGQTIKRIGSSARLLIESLSQKRVFLKLVVVVKQGWSQDKEMLKKIGYIVE
- the hslU gene encoding HslU--HslV peptidase ATPase subunit translates to MNLTPKQTVAYLDEYIIGQFNAKKSIAIALRNRYRRLKLEGEMAEEVMPKNILMIGSTGVGKTEIARRMAKMLSLPFVKVEASKYTEVGFVGRDVESMVRDLMMASINLVKAEHKEKNQDDIALHVEKAIIEKLLPPLPKGVSEEKKADYEKSYEKMRQRLRDGELDDLKIEVEISQNNNDLGDSSLPPEMIKVQESFIKILGAGQGNIKKEMKVKDAKEALKIEASEKLLDMEAVKSEARERAQNGGIIFIDEIDKIAVSSSQSHRSDPSKEGVQRDLLPIVEGSDVNTKYGSIKTDHILFISAGAFHLSKPSDLIPELQGRFPLRVELSSLTEEVLYQILTQPKNSLLRQYQALLKTEGVELVFDDDAIASIAKIAQITNEKTEDIGARRLHTIIEKVLEDISYTADEHEGETLHVTKELVHAKLDAIVESEDSSRYIL
- the hslV gene encoding ATP-dependent protease subunit HslV — protein: MFEATTILACRGDKKAVIGGDGQVTFGNTVLKNNATKIRKLFSGKILAGFAGSTADAFNLFDMFEGILEQKKGDLYKSVIEFSKEWRKDKMLRRLEAMMIVLDCEHIFILSGNGDVVEPEDGKIAAIGSGGNYAISAARALDRHTNLDEETIVKESLKIASELCIYTNDNIKTYVLESKEA
- the rplI gene encoding 50S ribosomal protein L9, which produces MKVLLIKDVKDLGKKGEIKEVKDGYGQNFLIGKGFALLATNEVMRKYESDQRKKAAAEAEEIANLKSIEKKLGELKLTVKRKLGANGSLFGAVTKDEIAHELKEQYKIEIDKKTVELEQAIKTTGNFSVSIKLGHGIHATLTLIILGE
- a CDS encoding rhodanese-like domain-containing protein, with amino-acid sequence MDKPNNDEWSEEAMMNLVKTVTRSCEVSGEELHVMLNLRAQKKLDFVLVDIREMYEFSLSCIKGTDMLLPTSTIHQHMDELKKLASKLLIFYCHTGGRTAQMIFILRRMGFSNIAHLSGGIDAFHGEKLKNAPFPKNIRS
- a CDS encoding argininosuccinate synthase, yielding MKKSVKKVVLAYSGGLDTSIILKWLQDEYKCEVVTFTADIGQGEELEPARKKAISLGIKPENIFIEDLKEEFVKDYVFPMFRANAIYEGEYLLGTSIARPLIAKRQAEIAAMVGADGVSHGATGKGNDQVRFEMGYLSMNSDLVIIAPWREWDLNSREKLLAYAEKNGIVIEKKPGKSPYSMDANLLHISYEGLVLENPAAEPEEDMWRWTVSPEKAPDQSEVIEITYEKGDPVALNGVKLSPATMLAKLNELGCKHGIGRIDIVENRFVGMKSRGCYETPGGTIMLRAHRAIESITLDREAAHFKDEIMPTYAKTIYNGFWFSPEREMMQAAIDKSQETVNGTVKLKLYKGNVSVIGRDSKTNNLFSEAFCTFEEDEVYNQKDAAGFIKLNALRFIISGKNRRNQGKA
- a CDS encoding RNA-binding S4 domain-containing protein, which produces MRVDKFLNSVNITKRRAISEDMCKNGVVCINSVVVKPAKDVKVGDIITINYLEKTVKYEVLQIPEAKTIPKTKQNEYVREV
- the trpD gene encoding anthranilate phosphoribosyltransferase, giving the protein MNYQEAYQQFNALFENELSPEAAAQFLVELYERGESFEEIAAAANVMREHSVKLDIPEHLKRELIDIVGTGGDKSGTFNISTTTSIVLATLGCKVAKHGSGSATSLSGSADVLKALGLNLSLTPEKQIKMLEGCGFVFMFAMNHHPCMKHIMPIRRSLSHRTIFNMLGPLANPASAQKQMVGVFHVDYIDRFSQALRELGTTKSMVVSSLDGLDEVSITAPTRYTMIENKIITEGEINPEAFGFTFAPLEAIKGGDSIQNAEITRAILRGDEKGAKLDVVLLNGACALMIDGKARDMQEGIELMRDAIESKKAWDKLGEIIKLSYLI
- the tsaE gene encoding tRNA (adenosine(37)-N6)-threonylcarbamoyltransferase complex ATPase subunit type 1 TsaE, producing the protein MSQCYEKVCDLAHLTAFADEIKSKLGDSGVLLLRGNLASGKTAFVKAFAKILGIEEAISSPTFSILHEYDEKLFHYDIYQCGSNGFLQSGLIEKLDAEGYHLIEWGDAEFEKLLHHFGVDYSTIDIETMDLKRNYKVHINAYA
- the lptB gene encoding LPS export ABC transporter ATP-binding protein, whose product is MHTLKVQELQKVIKKTEIIKGVSLDVQSGEVVGLLGPNGAGKTTMFYMICGLIPPSSGVVFLDNQDVTQIPLHVRAKLGIGYLPQESSIFKDLSVEENIMLAAEIVYPNKENAMKRVEELLNLLNIEPIRKRNGVSLSGGERRRCEIARSLVLKPKFLLLDEPFAGVDPIAVSDIQGIVQELAKLDIGVLITDHNVRETLAICDRAYVLKDGALLASGSSEEVAQNKLVKTYYLGEDFRF
- a CDS encoding RNA polymerase factor sigma-54 encodes the protein MKLRVSSTQTTKQKFSSTLRGWLPILQANLDSLVETLEPFVQENPFISVKSGSETPDKRFEKKSFFSEVAKTSVSDTIEALTLDKKSLYQVLNEQVNPPLFPTEKSQRIAYEIIENINSEGYFEAQALSEIAKKLDVKIEDVEKIRQRFAYLEPLGIGALDLKETFLFQLQDLSLENELYDMVEMLIINFDTIESFGKEPLFHDALAIIKRFHNPPAIDFMEDEKEVIPDIFIYNLEGAIEVRLNDAYYPEVILDTEGLDVDHSFVSQKIKDAKDLIDALEMRKATLYKIGLMIVEYQYDFFFGKAIKPMKLKDLADDLGRNPSTISRAIAGKYLSCSRGVIPLKQFFATALEEDISNSAIKEYMIELVKNESKIKPLSDIKLLELIEGKFNIKMVRRTITKYRQQFNIASSSERKKLYTLQF